A single genomic interval of Brevibacillus brevis harbors:
- a CDS encoding sigma-70 family RNA polymerase sigma factor translates to MNDQMLELWLDRLLDGDQEAFEVVYSMTRTKIYGTVAAMVTNKEDVHDIVSEIYYQLWRSLPAYDRKRPFLFWVNGIVIRQVKNWRRQIWRRFRLLERKQSLEEEQHAETPDEPMLAMESATEMQQAIQKLPFKLRSVVIYRYYYDFTYDQIAELLQIPVGTAKSRNHLALKRIREWIDVEWNEEELQTCLSKKS, encoded by the coding sequence ATGAATGATCAAATGTTAGAACTGTGGCTGGACCGTTTGCTTGATGGAGACCAAGAAGCTTTTGAGGTGGTCTACAGCATGACACGGACAAAAATTTACGGTACCGTAGCAGCCATGGTTACGAATAAAGAAGATGTTCATGATATTGTAAGCGAAATCTACTATCAGTTATGGCGATCACTGCCTGCCTATGATCGCAAGCGTCCGTTTCTTTTCTGGGTGAATGGGATTGTCATTAGACAGGTGAAAAACTGGCGTAGACAGATTTGGAGAAGATTCCGTCTGTTAGAACGAAAACAGAGCTTGGAAGAAGAACAACATGCCGAAACGCCGGATGAGCCAATGCTTGCGATGGAGTCTGCCACAGAGATGCAGCAAGCAATTCAAAAGCTGCCGTTCAAGCTACGGAGCGTCGTCATTTATCGGTATTACTACGATTTTACGTACGATCAGATTGCCGAACTGCTGCAAATACCAGTGGGCACAGCAAAATCGAGAAATCATCTGGCATTAAAGCGAATCCGCGAGTGGATTGACGTCGAATGGAATGAGGAGGAACTCCAAACATGTCTATCGAAAAAATCATAA
- a CDS encoding DUF4179 domain-containing protein, which yields MSIEKIIKQSLTQQMDETTIPDELDQRVRQSFHRYHEKKEPVTMRKKLVMMGLVAAIILPTGVYAALNGTSYFADNPKDLNSLVGEEVKRAAAKGLSIPIDQKITDQGITIHFTEVYAEDSKVLLHYRIEQQNGELVPFEFDTTGLDVVGEANGNPVYQEKGLEGTSVLNFFGTKEDNMPFYLTDESGKEVEVGIADHNKPEGVLAFSTLESKLPQPLTLNIDVNRIGKTKGNWKGQFIVDQSKAKEATEAAK from the coding sequence ATGTCTATCGAAAAAATCATAAAACAGTCACTCACCCAGCAAATGGACGAAACCACGATCCCCGATGAACTCGACCAGCGCGTCAGGCAGTCCTTTCATCGCTATCACGAAAAAAAGGAGCCTGTAACGATGAGGAAAAAATTAGTTATGATGGGATTAGTTGCTGCTATTATACTGCCGACTGGAGTATATGCGGCTTTAAATGGAACCTCTTATTTTGCAGACAATCCAAAAGACTTGAACAGTTTGGTGGGTGAAGAGGTTAAGCGAGCAGCGGCAAAAGGGTTGTCCATTCCGATCGATCAAAAAATTACCGATCAGGGGATTACGATTCATTTTACGGAAGTGTATGCGGAAGATAGCAAAGTTCTGCTGCACTATCGCATTGAACAACAAAATGGAGAACTGGTGCCTTTCGAATTCGATACGACAGGTTTAGATGTGGTAGGCGAAGCAAACGGCAATCCCGTGTACCAGGAAAAAGGCTTGGAAGGTACAAGTGTCCTAAACTTTTTCGGGACCAAAGAGGATAATATGCCTTTCTACTTAACAGACGAGTCCGGTAAGGAAGTAGAGGTGGGAATAGCCGATCATAACAAGCCAGAGGGCGTACTTGCCTTCTCCACGCTTGAATCCAAGCTACCACAACCACTCACTTTAAATATCGATGTGAACCGGATCGGCAAAACAAAGGGCAACTGGAAGGGACAATTTATTGTGGACCAGAGCAAAGCCAAAGAAGCAACAGAGGCTGCGAAGTAG
- a CDS encoding cold-shock protein, which yields MERGRVKWFNSEKGFGFIERDGGDDVFVHFSAIQGEGYKSLDEGQEVEFDVENGQRGPQATNVRKL from the coding sequence ATGGAACGTGGAAGAGTAAAGTGGTTCAACAGTGAAAAAGGTTTCGGTTTTATCGAGCGTGATGGTGGAGATGACGTATTCGTTCACTTCTCCGCTATTCAGGGCGAAGGGTACAAATCCTTGGACGAAGGGCAAGAGGTTGAGTTTGACGTAGAAAACGGTCAACGCGGTCCTCAAGCGACGAACGTTCGGAAACTATAA
- a CDS encoding M55 family metallopeptidase, which yields MKLFLSVDMEGISGIVDTSYINPDSGVNYQRGRQFMTDDANAVIEAALESGVTEIVVADSHNTMNNILWEKLHPKARLLAGSPRDSSMMQGLDESFDAAMFIGYHTRQGIPGVLSHTMSGVVHNMYINGQVVGEFGFNAAIAGMHNVPVVMVSGDNLIAVEAQELIPGIQTAIVKEAVSRTAAICLSREEATAELKRKTANALRNRNNIQPFRTAVPVELAMEFSHAGQAEMAAIVPGTRYEPATNMVYYNAANPQDMYKTMRAMLNLASGAEFF from the coding sequence ATGAAACTATTTCTTTCGGTAGACATGGAAGGTATTTCAGGCATTGTAGATACGAGCTATATTAACCCGGATTCGGGGGTTAACTATCAGCGTGGTCGCCAGTTTATGACGGACGATGCCAATGCAGTTATTGAAGCTGCACTTGAGTCTGGCGTAACGGAGATTGTTGTAGCAGACAGTCACAACACGATGAACAACATTCTCTGGGAAAAGCTCCATCCTAAAGCGAGACTGTTGGCAGGTTCTCCACGCGATTCATCCATGATGCAGGGACTCGATGAGAGCTTTGATGCTGCGATGTTTATCGGCTATCATACCCGTCAAGGGATTCCTGGCGTGCTCAGTCATACGATGTCCGGTGTGGTTCACAATATGTATATTAACGGACAAGTCGTGGGTGAGTTCGGCTTTAACGCAGCGATTGCGGGCATGCACAACGTTCCTGTTGTCATGGTGTCTGGTGATAATCTCATCGCCGTCGAGGCACAGGAACTGATCCCAGGGATTCAAACAGCGATCGTGAAGGAAGCTGTATCCCGCACGGCTGCTATCTGTCTCTCGCGTGAAGAAGCGACCGCTGAACTGAAGCGCAAGACGGCCAATGCCTTGCGTAACCGGAACAACATCCAGCCATTCCGTACAGCTGTACCTGTAGAGCTGGCGATGGAATTCTCCCATGCAGGACAAGCAGAGATGGCCGCAATTGTCCCGGGAACGCGCTATGAACCAGCAACAAACATGGTTTATTACAACGCAGCCAACCCCCAAGATATGTACAAAACGATGCGCGCCATGCTGAACCTGGCGTCGGGTGCTGAATTTTTTTAA
- a CDS encoding glycosyltransferase codes for MSKLRVLHVIGGGEFGGAEQHILNLVTTFPVDEVDVAVVCFYDSLFASKLREAGVQVITLNQFGRFDLRLLQALRNAFSTFQPAIIHTHGIKANFFSRLAALGMKVPLLTTVHSSLRYDYTSSLAYAIVSIMEMSTRHWNRHYIAISGAIADILRGQGIRSSDISVIYNGMDMKPYRQNHLRENDRNRLRAEWNIPEEAFLFGTVARFVPVKGLPILLDAFHTLVTDKKETPYLVLIGDGSERAALEAKVKELGLESRVRFAGFRQDIPACLHALDGFVHSSLYEGLGYTIIEAMASEVPVVASNVGGVKEFVFDSETGLIVEPGNPALLAQAMEQLWTSPQLRETMVQNALKKVESTFTIQLMTEQIVALYRTLLK; via the coding sequence ATGAGCAAATTACGAGTCCTCCACGTGATTGGCGGGGGGGAATTTGGCGGTGCTGAACAACATATTCTCAATTTGGTCACTACTTTTCCAGTCGACGAAGTAGATGTCGCAGTCGTATGCTTCTATGATTCTCTTTTCGCGAGTAAATTGCGGGAAGCAGGGGTCCAAGTCATTACACTGAATCAGTTCGGACGTTTTGACTTACGATTGCTACAGGCTCTGCGGAATGCCTTTTCTACATTCCAGCCAGCGATTATCCATACGCATGGGATTAAAGCCAATTTCTTTTCCCGATTGGCAGCTCTCGGTATGAAGGTGCCTTTACTGACCACTGTTCACAGCTCACTCCGTTATGATTATACAAGCTCCTTGGCCTATGCCATTGTCAGCATAATGGAAATGAGCACGAGACATTGGAACCGTCATTATATCGCGATCAGTGGTGCGATTGCCGATATTTTGCGGGGGCAGGGTATTCGCTCGTCTGACATTAGCGTGATTTATAACGGAATGGATATGAAGCCTTATCGGCAAAACCATTTACGGGAGAATGACCGCAATCGACTGCGTGCGGAATGGAACATACCCGAGGAAGCCTTTTTGTTCGGAACAGTAGCTCGCTTTGTTCCCGTGAAAGGCCTACCGATTCTGCTCGATGCTTTTCATACGCTTGTGACGGACAAGAAAGAGACCCCTTATCTCGTGTTGATCGGAGACGGCTCTGAACGTGCTGCTCTCGAAGCCAAGGTAAAAGAATTGGGGCTGGAATCGCGTGTGCGCTTTGCTGGATTTCGGCAAGATATTCCTGCGTGCTTGCATGCGTTAGATGGCTTTGTCCACTCTTCTTTGTACGAAGGGCTAGGTTATACGATTATCGAGGCAATGGCTTCGGAGGTTCCTGTCGTAGCCAGCAACGTTGGCGGTGTGAAAGAGTTTGTTTTCGATAGCGAAACGGGGCTGATCGTCGAACCGGGAAATCCGGCTTTGTTAGCGCAAGCAATGGAACAGCTTTGGACTTCACCACAGTTGCGTGAGACCATGGTGCAAAACGCGCTGAAAAAAGTAGAGTCCACTTTTACCATTCAACTCATGACCGAACAAATTGTTGCTCTTTATCGTACGTTACTGAAATGA
- a CDS encoding glycosyltransferase family 4 protein yields MNTHNVLIICYIFPPIGGGGVPRPLKMAKYLGEFGWNVHVLTVDPAYHATLDPSLLAQLPSDVAIHRAKEWQLLPNRGGQAASASANTTSTPSQPSFKAKVKKQVVNVLKKVKPYLLIPDDQILWMPNALKLGREIMRREKIDVIFSTSGPVTNHLIAKKLSHEFGCKWVADFRDPWTQNMHTSGIEWRERMEERMEEAVMSQADAITTVTATFAYNFREKHQDRIKRMELIYNGFDQADFQGLAPSHAASDKFHAVYAGILYQKRNPRLLLQAIRELIDEKAVDRNDLLLSFAGVFDYPGYSENRDCVEALGLGDIVRVLGNLPHKEALGLMKGANALLLIGDVSADAGAYIPGKLYEYMGIGNPILALNKRGEATEIIEDFRLGQVADPEQKDEIKQAYLKLYQEWKAQGQTGSEERGADFAERVKPYERREQAKQLAQLMEELVKK; encoded by the coding sequence ATGAATACGCACAACGTATTGATCATATGCTACATATTTCCTCCTATTGGTGGAGGGGGCGTGCCTAGACCGTTGAAAATGGCCAAATATTTGGGGGAGTTTGGCTGGAATGTCCATGTGCTGACAGTAGATCCTGCTTATCATGCAACACTCGATCCATCCCTTTTGGCACAGTTGCCGAGTGATGTCGCCATTCACCGTGCAAAGGAGTGGCAGCTGCTGCCGAATCGAGGGGGACAAGCTGCATCAGCAAGTGCCAATACAACGTCCACACCATCACAACCGTCGTTTAAGGCGAAGGTAAAAAAACAGGTCGTCAATGTGCTGAAAAAAGTAAAGCCATACTTGTTGATTCCAGACGACCAAATCCTGTGGATGCCGAATGCGCTCAAGCTGGGACGGGAAATTATGCGCCGTGAAAAGATCGACGTGATTTTTTCTACATCGGGACCAGTAACGAACCATTTGATTGCGAAAAAGCTTTCCCATGAGTTTGGTTGCAAATGGGTAGCGGATTTCCGTGATCCATGGACGCAAAATATGCACACCTCTGGCATCGAATGGCGAGAGCGCATGGAAGAGCGAATGGAGGAGGCAGTGATGTCCCAAGCGGATGCGATCACGACCGTTACCGCAACCTTCGCCTATAATTTTCGCGAGAAGCACCAGGATCGCATCAAGCGGATGGAGCTGATCTACAATGGGTTTGATCAGGCAGATTTTCAAGGGTTGGCTCCCAGCCATGCTGCTTCGGACAAATTTCATGCGGTGTACGCAGGTATTTTGTATCAAAAGCGCAACCCGCGCTTACTCCTGCAAGCCATCCGGGAACTCATCGATGAAAAAGCGGTGGACCGAAATGATCTCTTGCTCAGCTTTGCCGGGGTGTTCGATTATCCGGGGTATTCCGAAAATCGCGACTGTGTAGAAGCATTGGGGCTGGGTGACATCGTTCGCGTGTTGGGGAACCTGCCGCATAAAGAAGCACTCGGATTGATGAAAGGTGCGAATGCCCTGTTGCTGATCGGGGATGTGTCCGCTGACGCCGGAGCGTATATTCCGGGCAAGCTCTACGAATACATGGGGATTGGCAACCCGATTCTTGCTCTGAACAAAAGAGGCGAAGCGACAGAGATTATTGAAGATTTCCGTCTCGGGCAAGTAGCCGATCCAGAGCAAAAAGACGAAATCAAGCAAGCGTACCTGAAGCTGTATCAGGAGTGGAAAGCCCAAGGACAAACGGGTAGCGAAGAACGCGGAGCGGATTTTGCAGAGCGTGTGAAACCGTACGAGCGCCGTGAACAGGCGAAGCAATTGGCGCAATTGATGGAGGAACTGGTAAAGAAATAA
- a CDS encoding membrane protein, which yields MRRNPILQTISWALYAIALFLIYHLLVKPAFLDLTWIALLIFLPLLAFCYFVVHPSERRQVLVFSIGFLLLDRALTRVDVKATAALLIGGAIAVIVIALLVKWYGRLNWRAVGSLVLIALLANVTFNRDTLTALSHFTVKYESDRLYNGDWVDYFPITLHDVNGDGKMEIITYGNAEELPLPEEIEKPETEEEKKAMAEKLRHLQAEPVSVYVLTWKDGQMVRMPNDQIPADTMEIIKEKLPTDYPGFPYYTMKDGQLVPNVQRQPYAEGMLQIGTAPYRAFMLDMENIANLLAENEGSMDLRQTLGSKYTDLHIKDGMLTGNYDGKPFGGTTKATKLMTTMMLPDGREGLVVMGEHLSVLSVEPDGTLTESYTLTRKQAELATGEFIPADIDNDKVDELLVAGKPSYILKPKPDGTWEILWASGDRDKSFRFSNFATIGNNEKPEIIAKAKSWVSTTETRYLAGYDYTPEGLKQNWRIYLPLINVQIGDIDGDKKNEIVANMYNTHRILVFKQHNIPVFGLTIALFVGLLGYGVVRRFRHA from the coding sequence ATGCGCCGCAATCCTATTCTCCAAACGATAAGCTGGGCTCTGTACGCTATTGCCCTGTTTCTCATTTACCATTTGCTCGTCAAGCCTGCGTTCCTTGATTTAACCTGGATCGCCTTGCTCATATTCTTACCACTGCTGGCGTTTTGCTACTTTGTGGTGCATCCTTCTGAACGTCGTCAGGTGTTGGTGTTTTCCATCGGCTTCTTGCTCCTGGATCGCGCACTGACACGTGTCGATGTGAAAGCGACCGCCGCTCTGTTGATCGGTGGTGCAATCGCAGTCATCGTGATTGCCCTTCTCGTGAAATGGTACGGGCGCCTCAACTGGCGTGCAGTCGGTTCGTTGGTTCTGATCGCTCTCTTGGCGAATGTCACGTTCAACCGGGATACATTGACTGCACTCAGTCACTTTACTGTGAAATACGAATCTGACCGTTTGTACAACGGTGATTGGGTGGATTACTTCCCGATCACACTGCACGACGTCAATGGCGATGGCAAGATGGAGATTATCACGTACGGCAATGCCGAGGAGCTCCCACTGCCTGAAGAAATTGAAAAGCCTGAGACGGAGGAAGAGAAAAAAGCAATGGCGGAGAAGCTGCGCCATTTGCAGGCGGAACCTGTTTCTGTTTACGTCCTGACCTGGAAAGACGGCCAAATGGTGCGGATGCCGAATGATCAGATTCCTGCTGATACCATGGAGATCATCAAGGAAAAATTGCCGACCGATTACCCGGGCTTCCCGTATTACACGATGAAAGACGGTCAATTGGTACCGAATGTACAACGCCAACCATATGCGGAAGGCATGCTGCAAATCGGAACGGCACCATATCGTGCGTTTATGCTTGATATGGAAAACATCGCAAACCTGCTGGCGGAAAACGAAGGCAGTATGGACCTGCGTCAAACACTCGGCTCGAAATACACGGATCTGCATATCAAGGATGGTATGCTGACAGGAAACTACGATGGCAAGCCTTTTGGTGGTACGACAAAAGCAACCAAGCTGATGACCACCATGATGCTGCCAGATGGCCGCGAGGGACTCGTTGTCATGGGTGAGCACCTGAGTGTTCTGTCTGTCGAGCCAGATGGTACACTGACAGAATCGTACACACTGACACGCAAACAGGCTGAATTGGCCACAGGCGAGTTCATTCCTGCCGATATCGACAACGACAAGGTCGATGAACTACTCGTTGCAGGAAAGCCTTCGTACATCTTGAAGCCGAAGCCAGACGGCACGTGGGAGATTTTGTGGGCAAGCGGAGATCGCGACAAGAGCTTCCGCTTCTCTAACTTCGCTACCATCGGCAACAACGAAAAGCCTGAGATCATAGCCAAAGCGAAAAGCTGGGTGAGCACCACAGAGACTCGCTATTTGGCTGGCTATGACTACACACCAGAGGGTCTGAAACAAAACTGGCGCATTTACTTGCCGTTGATCAATGTCCAAATCGGCGACATCGACGGCGACAAGAAAAACGAAATCGTTGCGAACATGTACAATACACATCGCATTCTCGTGTTCAAGCAGCACAACATTCCGGTATTCGGACTCACAATCGCACTCTTTGTGGGACTCTTGGGATACGGAGTCGTAAGGAGGTTCCGCCATGCGTAA
- a CDS encoding O-antigen ligase family protein, with translation MRETVLKWGSQSTTWLYLLLAYPVIDYVLRQILPIPVISSLWDEGLLIVLMLFTFVAFLQSNRTMPGIKHWLGAFFILGVAIMVTDMANWEASVEGFRSVYQYILAFFMGFYLLKSMEDLDKFMKGLVLVGFIAALYGVLQVIVGVKTPESWVQEGEAVTTRAFSFVTSPNVLGSYMALVTPIAAGLFMTAKDRKQKWIWAIVALTTLLAMLLTSSRGSWFALAFAAFVCFYIWNKRVAGYLVIAGIIGVVALFFVPDSVPLVGKVKDRIFTLFTPEYFESSSQGGRIGRWGEAYDKMRIEPLFGVGLGHHGGAVAARHFGTIYSDSYFFKSLAEYGLIGIILLIGTVITMFKYGAGLIRNLQGSPHFFAILGLLGGLIAVATHNLVENIFEVPFMALYFWLFGGFLCALFVDQTQNKRW, from the coding sequence ATGAGAGAAACCGTGTTGAAGTGGGGAAGCCAATCAACTACCTGGTTGTATTTGCTGTTGGCCTATCCAGTAATCGATTACGTCTTGCGACAGATTCTACCGATTCCAGTCATATCTTCTTTATGGGATGAAGGACTGCTCATCGTCTTGATGCTGTTTACATTCGTTGCGTTTTTACAGTCAAATCGGACGATGCCTGGAATCAAACATTGGCTTGGAGCCTTTTTCATCCTCGGAGTTGCCATCATGGTGACAGACATGGCGAACTGGGAAGCGAGCGTAGAAGGATTCCGTTCCGTCTACCAGTACATCCTCGCCTTTTTCATGGGCTTCTATTTATTGAAGTCGATGGAAGACCTGGACAAGTTCATGAAGGGACTTGTGCTGGTTGGTTTCATAGCGGCACTGTATGGTGTCTTGCAAGTCATCGTAGGCGTCAAAACACCTGAATCATGGGTACAGGAAGGGGAAGCAGTTACAACGCGTGCATTCTCCTTCGTAACGAGCCCGAACGTATTGGGCAGCTATATGGCGTTGGTTACTCCGATTGCCGCTGGTCTATTCATGACAGCGAAAGATCGCAAGCAAAAATGGATTTGGGCCATCGTTGCGCTGACGACTTTGCTCGCCATGCTGTTAACAAGTTCCCGTGGTTCTTGGTTTGCCCTTGCCTTTGCTGCATTTGTTTGCTTCTACATATGGAACAAACGAGTTGCAGGATACTTGGTGATCGCAGGGATTATCGGGGTTGTAGCCCTGTTCTTCGTTCCTGATTCTGTTCCACTTGTCGGAAAAGTTAAAGATCGCATTTTCACACTCTTTACACCTGAATACTTCGAATCTAGCAGCCAAGGCGGACGCATTGGTCGTTGGGGCGAAGCCTATGACAAGATGCGCATCGAGCCTTTGTTTGGCGTCGGTCTCGGTCATCACGGCGGAGCAGTTGCCGCTCGCCATTTCGGTACCATTTATTCAGATAGTTATTTCTTCAAAAGTTTGGCGGAATACGGTCTGATCGGGATCATCCTGTTAATCGGAACTGTGATCACTATGTTCAAGTATGGCGCGGGACTTATCCGCAACCTCCAAGGCTCGCCGCACTTTTTCGCGATTCTCGGACTGCTGGGCGGATTAATCGCCGTAGCAACGCATAACCTCGTGGAAAACATTTTCGAGGTGCCGTTCATGGCCCTCTATTTCTGGCTGTTTGGCGGCTTCCTGTGCGCATTATTCGTCGACCAGACACAAAATAAAAGGTGGTGA
- the murJ gene encoding murein biosynthesis integral membrane protein MurJ — MSLLKIASMIVVLTLVGRLLGFFRSVYVSSLYGTGMEADAFNIAATIPLTLFLVIPGAVNAVLIPTMRGMMEKGERTTDLYQKMLTIILGIFVALSVLGIVFSYQLAAMFGLTGEKLELTANMLQWMWPSAIFIGLTGLWSSICNAHQHFFTPTLGTVVNGALVIVSMYVLVPMYGPIGLAMATTIGYLGALLPILPTLRGFGYQQRFSFAWREDAALKGMGERVIPILIGAVVAQATTFLERGFAEGLGTGVVSALANANQIMQLPLAIFVGAFTLPLFPLLASHVKRGEMTEMKQILQKGLAYLLILLLPVTVGLALYAEPIIRLAFERGAFDERSVALTAWALPFYGVGLFFLASRDLLTRAFYALENTKTPVIIGAIGIGVYALANWLLIPLLGHGGIALANAVSAISQALLLFVLLWRAVGSPVRANFLMTAGKTILGCAVMTGAILLVDPWLSTWPVWLYLPLGIIGAALLYLVVLILVREPLVSELLQKVRKRSTPAGGRS; from the coding sequence ATGAGTTTGTTAAAAATTGCTTCCATGATTGTCGTGCTGACTCTCGTCGGAAGGCTTCTGGGCTTTTTTCGCAGTGTGTATGTATCCAGCTTGTACGGTACTGGGATGGAGGCAGATGCGTTTAATATCGCGGCGACGATCCCGCTGACGCTCTTCTTGGTCATACCGGGAGCGGTCAATGCTGTGCTGATTCCGACGATGCGCGGCATGATGGAAAAAGGAGAGAGGACGACTGACTTATATCAGAAGATGCTCACGATCATTTTGGGTATATTCGTTGCTCTGTCTGTCTTAGGAATTGTCTTTTCTTACCAGCTTGCTGCGATGTTTGGACTGACAGGTGAGAAGCTGGAACTCACGGCTAACATGCTGCAATGGATGTGGCCATCAGCTATTTTCATCGGGTTAACAGGGCTGTGGTCGAGTATCTGCAATGCTCACCAGCATTTCTTTACACCGACGCTTGGTACGGTAGTCAATGGAGCTTTGGTAATTGTCAGCATGTATGTGCTCGTGCCGATGTATGGTCCCATTGGACTGGCGATGGCTACGACAATCGGTTACTTGGGTGCACTGTTGCCGATTCTCCCGACTTTGCGCGGATTCGGCTATCAGCAACGCTTCTCTTTCGCTTGGCGAGAGGATGCTGCTCTAAAAGGGATGGGCGAGCGTGTCATTCCGATTTTGATTGGCGCGGTTGTAGCCCAGGCCACTACCTTTTTGGAGCGAGGCTTTGCAGAAGGACTCGGAACGGGTGTCGTTTCCGCTCTCGCCAATGCGAACCAGATCATGCAATTGCCTCTGGCGATCTTTGTTGGGGCGTTTACGTTGCCGTTGTTCCCACTGTTGGCTAGTCACGTCAAGCGGGGGGAAATGACGGAGATGAAGCAAATCCTGCAAAAGGGACTTGCCTATCTCCTCATTTTGCTGTTGCCCGTGACGGTTGGACTGGCCCTATACGCTGAGCCTATCATCCGACTAGCTTTTGAGCGCGGTGCGTTCGATGAGCGTTCTGTCGCTTTGACAGCGTGGGCACTGCCGTTTTACGGCGTGGGACTTTTCTTTTTAGCCTCGAGAGACTTGCTGACTCGCGCCTTTTATGCACTGGAAAACACGAAGACACCCGTTATTATCGGGGCGATCGGGATCGGTGTATATGCCCTTGCCAACTGGTTGCTTATTCCACTGCTTGGTCATGGCGGAATTGCCCTGGCTAATGCAGTTTCAGCTATCAGTCAAGCACTCCTGCTGTTTGTTTTGCTATGGAGGGCGGTAGGAAGCCCTGTACGAGCGAATTTCCTCATGACTGCCGGGAAAACCATTTTGGGCTGCGCAGTTATGACCGGTGCAATTTTACTCGTCGATCCATGGTTATCCACATGGCCTGTCTGGTTGTACTTGCCGCTAGGAATTATCGGTGCAGCTCTTTTGTATCTCGTGGTGCTCATTTTGGTTCGCGAGCCACTTGTATCAGAGCTGCTGCAAAAAGTACGCAAGCGGTCTACTCCGGCGGGAGGGCGCTCGTAA
- a CDS encoding phenylacetate--CoA ligase family protein — protein MPTTGFLIRHVQWPLMEALKGNRIRPYMKELQAAEHLSAEALNVQQREKLVKLLDHATQNVPAYTAFAPDWSKMREMPERFLQRIPVLTKAHFRQNADQYMSQGLQTSGLIGNRTGGSTGEPTHFYLDRPTVERYEAARWLGLSWYGIRIGDPCVMIWGSPLELNAQQARRYRWKERWLKNRLMISAYELDERHLEANLRLIRDFQPVYLYGYASALHTLATMMLRRGMTLGIPLKAVVSTAESLHEHQRQTIAQAFDAPVVNEYGARDGGIIAYQCKAGSMHAFSGNCYLEVVDPITHIPIHKGHPGALLVTDLHNTVMPRLRYQLGDVVALSDSACPCHLPFPLLASIDGREDDMFLSLNGRYVHGHYFNHIVRNMDSFRTFQIVQHEPERLSLRLVKEPERFLPADEAKLLAGIRSALGQVSIQVSYVETIPPASSGKTRYAIREFPLTSALPPE, from the coding sequence ATGCCCACAACCGGATTTTTGATCCGCCATGTACAGTGGCCGTTAATGGAGGCTTTGAAAGGAAATCGCATCCGTCCTTACATGAAAGAATTGCAAGCAGCCGAGCATCTATCTGCCGAAGCACTTAACGTGCAGCAGCGAGAAAAGCTAGTGAAGCTACTCGATCATGCGACTCAAAACGTACCAGCCTACACTGCCTTCGCCCCAGACTGGAGCAAAATGCGCGAGATGCCTGAACGTTTTTTGCAGCGTATTCCTGTTCTGACCAAAGCACACTTTCGGCAAAACGCTGATCAATATATGAGCCAAGGCCTACAAACAAGCGGGCTCATTGGAAATCGTACAGGAGGCTCCACAGGTGAACCTACCCATTTTTATCTCGATCGCCCAACTGTCGAGCGATATGAAGCTGCGCGCTGGTTGGGGCTATCCTGGTACGGCATTCGCATAGGTGACCCATGTGTCATGATCTGGGGTTCTCCACTCGAATTAAACGCCCAGCAAGCTCGCCGCTACCGCTGGAAGGAGCGCTGGTTGAAGAACCGTTTGATGATTTCTGCCTATGAACTGGACGAAAGACATTTGGAAGCAAACCTTCGCCTCATTCGGGACTTCCAACCAGTTTATTTATACGGGTACGCCTCTGCGCTTCATACGCTCGCCACGATGATGCTGCGACGCGGCATGACACTTGGAATCCCGCTCAAAGCCGTTGTCTCTACAGCAGAAAGCCTGCACGAACACCAGCGGCAAACGATTGCCCAAGCTTTTGATGCGCCTGTTGTGAATGAATACGGCGCCCGTGACGGTGGAATTATCGCCTATCAATGCAAGGCCGGGAGCATGCATGCCTTTTCCGGGAACTGTTATTTGGAGGTAGTCGATCCAATTACACATATTCCCATCCATAAAGGGCACCCGGGAGCACTGCTCGTCACAGACCTGCACAATACCGTCATGCCTCGCCTGCGCTACCAATTAGGAGATGTCGTCGCGCTTTCTGATTCAGCTTGCCCATGCCATCTCCCTTTTCCACTTCTTGCTTCGATCGACGGCAGAGAAGACGACATGTTCCTATCATTAAACGGACGGTATGTGCACGGACATTATTTTAATCACATCGTGCGCAATATGGACAGCTTCCGCACTTTCCAGATCGTCCAGCATGAGCCGGAGCGACTGAGCCTGCGACTGGTGAAGGAGCCCGAACGTTTTTTACCTGCTGATGAAGCCAAGCTTTTAGCAGGCATTCGCTCGGCGTTAGGTCAAGTGAGCATCCAGGTTTCTTACGTGGAGACCATTCCCCCCGCAAGCTCAGGAAAGACTCGTTATGCAATCCGGGAATTCCCACTTACGAGCGCCCTCCCGCCGGAGTAG